The following proteins come from a genomic window of Natronosalvus vescus:
- a CDS encoding class I SAM-dependent methyltransferase, which yields MTEEPHSRSSSKADPETASGREPNGVNTNGRDGVRSSDVHDVHDENSLATLEPERYYDEYGHEEWERLEATLGGHLEFEGTTDYLARYLPETGHVLDAGGGAGRYAVWLAERGYEVTLVDISERQCEIARAKADEHGVDDRVTVERGDIRNLPFRGDLFDAVCCTGGPLSHIVEAADREHALSELRRVARADSPVFISVMSRLAVLQNLVRSPEYIPGVDAIAADGTYDRTFAREYDLESPEFTGCHFFRAAELEAALETAGFDVQALVGLEGIATNVGERQPLEELEDDHVEAVTETVRALRTDPAVVDWANHILAVARV from the coding sequence ATGACCGAGGAGCCTCACTCGAGATCGTCCTCCAAAGCGGATCCCGAAACAGCGTCCGGGAGGGAGCCCAACGGGGTAAATACGAACGGGCGCGATGGCGTCCGGTCGAGCGACGTACACGACGTACACGACGAAAACAGCCTGGCGACGCTCGAGCCCGAACGCTACTACGACGAGTACGGACACGAAGAGTGGGAGCGCCTCGAGGCGACGCTCGGCGGCCACCTCGAGTTCGAGGGGACGACGGACTACCTCGCCCGGTACCTGCCCGAAACCGGCCACGTCCTCGATGCCGGTGGCGGTGCGGGTCGGTACGCGGTCTGGCTGGCCGAACGCGGATACGAGGTGACACTCGTCGACATCAGCGAACGTCAGTGTGAGATCGCTCGAGCGAAAGCCGACGAACACGGCGTCGACGACCGCGTCACGGTCGAGCGGGGCGACATCCGAAATCTTCCCTTTCGGGGAGACCTATTCGACGCCGTCTGCTGTACCGGTGGCCCGCTCTCACACATCGTCGAGGCAGCCGATCGGGAGCACGCGCTGTCGGAACTACGCCGGGTCGCTCGAGCCGACAGCCCGGTGTTCATCTCCGTGATGAGCCGGCTCGCCGTCTTACAAAATCTCGTCCGCAGTCCGGAGTACATCCCGGGCGTTGACGCGATTGCCGCCGACGGAACCTACGACCGTACCTTCGCCCGCGAATACGATCTCGAGTCTCCGGAGTTTACCGGCTGTCACTTCTTCCGGGCGGCTGAACTCGAGGCCGCCCTCGAAACCGCCGGCTTCGACGTCCAGGCGCTGGTCGGCCTCGAGGGAATCGCGACGAACGTCGGCGAGCGCCAGCCGCTCGAGGAACTCGAGGACGACCACGTCGAGGCGGTCACGGAGACGGTTCGCGCGCTCCGGACGGATCCCGCTGTCGTCGACTGGGCGAATCACATCCTGGCGGTGGCTCGAGTCTAA
- a CDS encoding PadR family transcriptional regulator, which yields MRKSGPPKGLIAYLVLELLEEKPRYGYEILKEIRDISGGHWEPSYGSVYPILYKFEEKGWAERIEREDEPDRKYFELTPEGQVELEERRESSAEKARDFADVILGFFHVYAAFSTDERFEVPELEDEWRFNEEFSAWVVEQVVRHHEYYFDTEFERIEDTPEEFYERHGVDDE from the coding sequence ATGCGGAAAAGTGGGCCGCCAAAAGGACTTATCGCGTATCTCGTCCTCGAGTTGCTCGAGGAGAAACCGCGGTACGGCTACGAGATTCTCAAAGAAATTCGCGACATCAGCGGCGGTCATTGGGAGCCATCGTATGGCTCCGTCTACCCGATTCTGTACAAGTTCGAGGAGAAGGGATGGGCTGAACGGATCGAACGCGAGGACGAACCCGACAGGAAGTACTTCGAACTCACGCCGGAGGGCCAGGTCGAACTCGAGGAACGACGCGAGTCGAGCGCCGAGAAAGCCAGGGACTTCGCGGACGTCATCCTGGGCTTTTTCCACGTCTACGCCGCCTTCTCGACCGACGAGCGCTTCGAGGTACCCGAACTCGAGGACGAGTGGCGCTTCAACGAGGAGTTCAGCGCCTGGGTCGTCGAACAGGTCGTGCGTCACCACGAGTACTACTTCGACACCGAGTTCGAGCGCATCGAGGACACCCCCGAGGAGTTCTACGAGCGCCACGGCGTCGACGACGAGTAA